GGCGGTAATGACCATATTTTCTGCTGTGGTCCGACTTCTTGGCGACGTTACCCGAGCCTGGGGCGGACGCCGAGTACCGCGGTGCCGACGCGTACATGTGTCGCTCCGGCCGTCACCGCGTGTTCGAGGTCCGCACTCATCCCTGCCGAGACCATGGTGGCAGCCGGATGAGCCCGGCGCAGGTCAGTCGACAAATCCATCAGGCGCTCGAACGCCGCCGGTTCACGCCCCGCGTAGGGGCCGGTGAGCGGGGCGACGGTCATCAGTCCGTCGAGCCTCAGACCCGGGGCCCGGGCAACGAGTTCGCCCAACTCCCCGACACCTTCGGCCCCTACACCACCGCGCTCCCCCAGTCCACCCCTTCCCGTCGCGGACCGCTCCGCGTCGAGCGCAACCTGGATGAGGCAGCCCACCTCACGTCCCGTCCGCACGGCTTCCTTGGACAGGGCGGTGACGAGCCTGGCCCGGTCGACCGACTGCACGACATCGGCGTAACCGACCACGGAACGTACTTTGTTGGTCTGCAACTGGC
This sequence is a window from Streptomyces ortus. Protein-coding genes within it:
- a CDS encoding YggS family pyridoxal phosphate-dependent enzyme; the protein is MTDRRTELAGNLADVEERIAAACAAAGRKREDVTLIVVTKTYPAEDVRILSELGVRHVAENRDQDAAPKAAACSDLPLSWHFVGQLQTNKVRSVVGYADVVQSVDRARLVTALSKEAVRTGREVGCLIQVALDAERSATGRGGLGERGGVGAEGVGELGELVARAPGLRLDGLMTVAPLTGPYAGREPAAFERLMDLSTDLRRAHPAATMVSAGMSADLEHAVTAGATHVRVGTAVLGVRPRLG